A region from the Branchiostoma lanceolatum isolate klBraLanc5 chromosome 2, klBraLanc5.hap2, whole genome shotgun sequence genome encodes:
- the LOC136426807 gene encoding 63 kDa sperm flagellar membrane protein-like: protein MPIRTTTVADWFSEHLDSISEDCRLTPCTVEHQECVENGGTYSCLCATGYYFVVSGTEDRCRESLTYEAELTIVDIGGVPQIFTAEMSDPGSEVFERSASVVRVALNEHFEASSLSRRYKGVKITAFRDGSVIVRFDVYLSQGPASVSAVTGAFYGNLQGDTFGSSQVTVEPSSFRVFDVVEDNLTSPWYDEPLYLTLVCAGCAVTLTAIIVTLICCYAKRSGQQKKRNEVDIVHPELPLTERQLNSKNKLVFVDPPMD, encoded by the exons ATGCCAATAAGAACTACAACTGTCGCAGATTGGTTTTCAGAACATTTGGATT CAATTAGTGAGGACTGTAGGTTGACTCCATGCACGGTTGAACACCAGGAATGTGTGGAGAATGGAGGAACCTACAGCTGCCTGTGTGCTACAGGATACTACTTCGTGGTCAGCGGAACTGAAGACAGATGCAGAG AATCGCTTACGTACGAAGCTGAACTGACAATCGTGGACATCGGCGGAGTACCGCAGATCTTCACAGCGGAGATGAGCGACCCAGGATCTGAGGTTTTCGAGCGGTCAGCGTCGGTTGTTAGGGTTGCG ctGAATGAACATTTCGAGGCCAGCAGCCTCAGTAGACGGTACAAGGGAGTGAAGATCACGGCCTTTCGGGATGGAAGCGTCATCGTCCGGTTTGACGTCTACCTGTCCCAGGGTCCGGCCTCCGTCAGTGCAGTCACCGGGGCGTTCTACGGGAACCTACAGGGAGACACCTTTGGGTCATCACAGGTTACAGTCGAGCCATCGTCTTtcagagtttttgacgtcg TTGAAGACAACCTGACATCCCCATGGTACGACGAGCCTCTGTACCTGACTCTGGTGTGCGCCGGCTGTGCTGTTACCCTCACCGCCATCATTGTCACATTGATCTGCTGCTATGCCAAACGCAGCGGGCAGCAAAAGAAACGGAACGAAGTGGACATCGTCCACCCCGAACTTCCACTGACTGAGAGGCAACTGAACAGCAAAAATAAGCTAGTTTTCGTAGACCCTCCCATGGACTGA